A region from the Kineothrix sp. IPX-CK genome encodes:
- a CDS encoding branched-chain amino acid transporter permease gives MDVIHSVAIIAVVSACTILIRAVPFLLFGGNRQVPETIHYLGKFLPEAIMATLVIYCLRNIEIMEGTHGFPELISVALVAILHLWKKNILISVGLGTICYMVLIQMIFT, from the coding sequence ATGGACGTTATACATTCGGTTGCAATTATTGCGGTAGTGTCGGCCTGCACGATCTTGATACGCGCTGTTCCGTTTCTTTTGTTCGGTGGCAACAGGCAGGTGCCCGAGACCATACATTATTTAGGGAAATTTCTTCCCGAAGCGATTATGGCTACCTTGGTTATATATTGTCTGCGAAATATCGAAATTATGGAAGGGACGCATGGATTTCCAGAGTTGATTTCCGTTGCACTTGTGGCAATTTTACATTTATGGAAAAAAAATATACTGATTTCGGTAGGTTTGGGAACAATATGTTATATGGTGCTTATTCAAATGATATTCACATAA
- a CDS encoding YaaR family protein, whose amino-acid sequence MDIKVNQVMNPVPAEPVEKQQSADGTFKFTLVSHIEEKELQARLTSLMEEITMQGDKLSKRRDVKDMKKYRGLIKEFMNEVVSHSHSFTRENFLDKRGRHRVYGIIRLIDEKLDELAQELVKEEKDNLSILSKIGEIRGLLLDIFT is encoded by the coding sequence ATGGATATAAAAGTAAATCAGGTTATGAATCCGGTTCCGGCAGAGCCGGTGGAAAAACAGCAGTCTGCGGACGGTACTTTTAAGTTTACTCTTGTCAGCCATATCGAGGAGAAAGAACTGCAGGCAAGACTTACCTCTCTTATGGAGGAGATTACCATGCAGGGCGATAAGCTTTCCAAGCGGCGCGATGTAAAGGATATGAAGAAGTACCGCGGTCTGATTAAAGAGTTTATGAATGAGGTAGTCAGTCATTCACATTCTTTTACAAGAGAGAACTTTTTGGACAAGCGGGGACGTCACCGGGTATACGGTATCATACGCTTAATCGATGAGAAACTGGATGAGTTGGCGCAGGAGCTGGTAAAAGAGGAAAAGGACAATCTGAGTATCCTGAGTAAAATCGGTGAAATCAGGGGATTACTTTTGGATATATTTACTTGA
- a CDS encoding guanylate kinase — translation MGKFICFMGKSSTGKDTIFQKILEDKELGLKTLVPYTTRPIRGGEVNGVEYFFTDEEGYRKLSRDRKIIEERTYDTYYGPWRYFTVDDGKIDLKHQNYAVIGTLEAYNKLCEFLGKDNIVPVLIEVDDGVRLARALEREKKQENPGYEELCRRYLADCEDFSEEKVKEAGIDRRFYNDDLERCLKEIKEYIEEIL, via the coding sequence ATGGGTAAATTTATCTGTTTTATGGGGAAAAGTTCTACGGGGAAGGATACAATTTTTCAAAAGATTCTGGAGGATAAGGAATTGGGCCTTAAAACCCTTGTTCCTTATACCACCCGGCCTATCCGCGGAGGAGAAGTAAACGGTGTGGAATACTTTTTTACCGATGAAGAGGGTTACCGTAAGTTATCGAGGGACAGAAAGATCATAGAGGAGAGAACCTATGATACGTATTATGGTCCGTGGCGTTATTTTACGGTGGATGACGGAAAAATTGACTTAAAGCATCAAAACTATGCAGTGATAGGAACGCTGGAGGCTTATAACAAGCTGTGCGAGTTTTTGGGGAAGGATAATATTGTTCCGGTACTCATAGAGGTGGACGACGGAGTCAGACTTGCCAGAGCTCTTGAACGGGAAAAAAAGCAGGAGAATCCGGGTTATGAGGAGTTGTGCCGCAGATACCTTGCAGACTGTGAAGATTTCAGCGAAGAGAAGGTAAAGGAAGCGGGCATAGACAGGCGCTTTTACAACGACGATTTGGAACGCTGCTTAAAAGAGATTAAAGAGTACATCGAGGAAATACTATAA
- a CDS encoding aminotransferase class I/II-fold pyridoxal phosphate-dependent enzyme: MSDLFEQLEKYRDSDYYPFHMPGHKRNAVGKCGRALEAAYGIDITEIDGFDNLHQPQGILRKAQQEAAKLYGAEETFFLVNGSTCGILSAIFAVTQRGDRLLVARNCHKSVYYAVYLQELQVSYLYPDIVKKYNIADAVAPESVERLLEEQPDIAAVIITSPTYEGVVSDIGKIADITHRYGKPLIVDEAHGAHFGFHEAFPENAVRQGADIVIHSVHKTLPAMTQTALLHVNGKLVNRERLKRYLKAFQTSSPSYVLMASIDSCMNLMKTKGRQLLEQLLDYRDSFIKEIAGCRYLEIMDMQRIPDCRMQVMDPTKVVISIKNGELTGQQLYDILREKYHLQLEMAADGYVLAMLSPIDRQEGLERLAKALLEIDNEITASVADIQEERVLAPLEIMMSIAKAIALSDEKGYHYIPVREAQGRTSAEFINLYPPGVPIVVPGEKIEGGTVEAIDSYLRAGLHVQGAQDGMLKVLESVNESKKKLNKRR; the protein is encoded by the coding sequence TTGAGCGATTTATTTGAACAACTTGAAAAATACAGAGATTCTGACTATTACCCCTTTCACATGCCGGGGCATAAGAGAAATGCTGTAGGAAAGTGTGGCCGCGCCTTGGAGGCGGCATACGGAATCGATATTACGGAAATAGACGGATTCGACAACCTGCATCAACCGCAGGGAATTTTACGAAAAGCACAGCAGGAGGCGGCGAAGCTTTATGGCGCGGAAGAGACATTCTTCCTCGTAAATGGAAGCACTTGCGGGATACTCAGCGCAATTTTCGCAGTGACACAAAGGGGAGACCGGCTTTTAGTGGCGAGGAACTGTCACAAGTCGGTGTATTATGCTGTTTATCTGCAGGAGCTTCAGGTGTCCTATTTATATCCTGACATAGTGAAAAAGTACAACATTGCGGACGCAGTAGCTCCCGAGAGCGTGGAAAGGCTCTTGGAGGAACAGCCGGATATAGCGGCGGTAATTATTACCTCTCCCACCTATGAAGGAGTGGTATCCGACATCGGGAAAATTGCCGATATAACACATAGATATGGAAAGCCCCTGATTGTAGACGAGGCCCACGGAGCACATTTCGGTTTTCATGAAGCCTTCCCGGAAAATGCGGTAAGGCAGGGTGCTGACATAGTGATACACAGCGTTCATAAGACGCTGCCCGCCATGACACAGACAGCTCTTTTGCATGTAAATGGGAAACTGGTGAACAGAGAGCGTCTTAAGAGGTATCTCAAGGCATTCCAGACCAGCAGCCCTTCCTATGTCCTTATGGCTTCTATCGATTCATGTATGAATTTGATGAAAACGAAAGGACGGCAGCTTTTAGAACAGTTGTTGGATTACCGCGACAGTTTCATAAAAGAGATTGCGGGATGCAGATATTTGGAGATTATGGACATGCAGAGAATTCCTGACTGCCGTATGCAGGTCATGGATCCCACGAAGGTAGTGATTTCCATAAAGAACGGAGAATTGACGGGGCAGCAGCTCTACGATATTCTAAGAGAGAAGTATCACCTCCAGCTGGAGATGGCGGCAGACGGCTATGTTTTGGCAATGCTTTCTCCGATAGACAGACAGGAGGGCCTGGAACGGCTTGCGAAGGCTTTATTGGAAATCGATAACGAAATAACGGCGTCTGTTGCGGATATACAGGAGGAAAGGGTTTTGGCTCCTCTGGAAATAATGATGTCTATTGCAAAAGCGATTGCGTTATCCGACGAAAAAGGGTATCATTATATACCGGTTCGGGAAGCGCAGGGCAGGACGTCCGCCGAATTTATTAACTTATATCCTCCGGGAGTTCCAATTGTGGTGCCCGGAGAAAAAATAGAGGGCGGTACGGTGGAAGCGATCGATTCATATCTCCGCGCAGGATTGCATGTACAAGGCGCGCAGGATGGAATGCTTAAGGTACTGGAAAGTGTTAACGAATCAAAGAAAAAGTTGAATAAAAGGAGATAA
- a CDS encoding HD domain-containing protein yields MRDTVKKSEKKREKLQEAFHKQKELNNLLKQHGGDILDSDNFKKTNEHIQHGNMSVNNHCINVAKYSLAISKKLRINCSQRELVRGALLHDYFLYDWHDKQRENRKRLHGFYHPGIALRNASREYKLTPRERDIIKKHMWPLTVVPPQCREAWIVTTADKYCSLLETIRLHRGDGKQYWERRAPKLGIKVKVQYQ; encoded by the coding sequence ATGAGAGACACAGTGAAAAAAAGTGAAAAGAAAAGAGAGAAGCTGCAGGAAGCTTTTCATAAGCAAAAAGAATTGAACAATCTGCTGAAGCAGCACGGTGGGGACATTCTGGATTCCGACAACTTCAAGAAGACAAACGAGCATATCCAGCATGGAAATATGAGCGTGAATAACCATTGTATCAATGTTGCCAAATACAGCCTAGCCATCAGTAAAAAGCTGAGAATTAATTGCAGCCAAAGAGAACTGGTACGGGGAGCTTTGCTTCACGATTATTTTCTTTACGACTGGCACGACAAGCAAAGGGAGAACAGAAAGCGGCTGCACGGCTTCTACCATCCGGGAATAGCGCTTAGGAATGCTTCAAGAGAATATAAGCTTACTCCCAGAGAAAGGGATATTATCAAGAAGCATATGTGGCCGCTTACAGTAGTTCCGCCCCAGTGCCGCGAGGCGTGGATAGTGACTACTGCGGATAAATACTGCTCCCTTTTGGAGACGATACGCTTGCATCGGGGAGACGGGAAGCAGTATTGGGAAAGAAGAGCGCCAAAGCTCGGTATCAAAGTGAAAGTGCAATATCAATGA
- a CDS encoding lysophospholipid acyltransferase family protein: protein MNKLLLKFVNLLPEPLIIEFVRFYVDFEMKKHARLDVAGLENLNCDFKRPYLFICNHLSNSDGLLLNKVLEKEKIIFIAGKKLESNSLTNLGFKIVRSIPILPNSPDKDAIKKVIGVIKEGNSILIFPEGTRSRTGKMLEGKKGILLFAKLTDAPIVPIGIWGTERFMPIKEDMSQEVFHDADINIKIGKVFHLPPKSDDETKEHWETNCLNYIMMRIAELLPKEYRGFYDDIT, encoded by the coding sequence ATGAATAAGTTATTATTGAAATTTGTTAATTTGTTGCCTGAACCTTTAATAATCGAATTTGTCAGGTTTTATGTTGATTTTGAGATGAAAAAACATGCAAGATTAGATGTAGCAGGTCTTGAAAACTTAAACTGTGATTTTAAAAGACCATATTTATTTATATGTAATCATTTAAGTAATTCTGATGGATTATTATTGAATAAAGTTCTGGAAAAAGAGAAAATCATCTTTATAGCTGGAAAAAAGCTAGAATCTAATTCTCTGACTAATTTAGGTTTTAAAATTGTCAGGTCAATACCAATATTGCCGAATTCACCTGATAAAGATGCAATCAAAAAAGTCATTGGTGTCATAAAAGAGGGTAACAGCATTTTAATATTTCCTGAAGGAACACGGAGCAGAACAGGGAAGATGCTTGAAGGAAAAAAAGGAATCTTGCTATTTGCAAAGCTTACCGATGCTCCAATAGTACCAATAGGTATTTGGGGTACGGAGAGATTTATGCCTATAAAAGAAGACATGAGTCAAGAAGTATTTCATGATGCTGATATAAATATAAAAATAGGTAAAGTCTTCCATCTGCCCCCAAAAAGTGATGATGAGACCAAGGAGCACTGGGAAACCAATTGTTTAAATTATATTATGATGAGAATTGCTGAGCTTTTGCCAAAAGAATATAGAGGTTTTTATGATGATATAACATAA
- a CDS encoding AzlC family ABC transporter permease, whose amino-acid sequence MLGYIFLGIAFGLMLQDAGYHFMWAFAISVVVYAGSMQFVMVTLLSGGASLFYTAIMTLFINGRHIFYGFSFIEKYRSMGKVYPYMVFSLTDETYSVLCRTKVPPEMNEKKVMFLISFFNQCYWIAGSVIGGLAGQLITFDSTGIDFSMTALFVAIVVEQWRESKSHIPATAGFLMSLLFLFVFGADRFILPSLLMSVIILIAARKHLDGKEAQMQDASCIRTEE is encoded by the coding sequence ATGCTCGGTTATATATTTTTAGGTATAGCGTTTGGGCTGATGCTGCAAGACGCGGGATATCATTTTATGTGGGCATTTGCGATCAGTGTGGTCGTTTATGCGGGAAGCATGCAGTTTGTAATGGTTACGCTGCTTTCCGGAGGCGCAAGCCTTTTTTATACGGCAATCATGACGTTATTCATTAACGGCAGACATATCTTTTATGGTTTTTCTTTTATCGAAAAATACCGTAGTATGGGAAAAGTATACCCCTATATGGTGTTTTCTTTGACGGATGAAACATATTCCGTGCTGTGCAGGACCAAGGTTCCCCCCGAAATGAACGAAAAGAAAGTAATGTTTCTTATTTCTTTCTTCAACCAATGCTATTGGATTGCGGGCTCAGTAATCGGCGGACTGGCAGGACAACTCATCACCTTTGACTCAACGGGAATTGATTTTTCCATGACCGCTTTGTTCGTAGCGATTGTGGTGGAGCAGTGGCGGGAAAGCAAATCTCATATTCCAGCAACCGCAGGCTTTTTGATGTCCCTGCTGTTTTTATTCGTATTCGGGGCTGACAGGTTTATCCTTCCGTCTCTTCTTATGTCCGTTATCATCTTGATTGCGGCAAGAAAACATCTGGACGGTAAAGAGGCACAGATGCAGGATGCATCCTGTATCCGAACGGAAGAATAG
- a CDS encoding DNA polymerase III subunit: protein MARFTDIIGQEQLKEHLQNALKLNKVSHAYIINGERSSGKEFIAGIFAAALQCEKTQTQDNDIPSGNVEPCGVCRSCKQMATGNQPDVIYVTHEKPGTIGVEDIRGQINGSVAIKPYSSPRKIYIINEGEKMTVQAQNALLKTLEEPPEYTVILILTTNMESLLSTIQSRCVALNMKPVKDMQVKRFLMETMQVPDYKADICVAFARGNIGKAKLLASSEDFEHVKEEAITLLKYINDMEINEIVAAIKKIGEYKLDVNDYMDILSIWYRDVLMFKATNDANHLIFREEIQYIRKVADRSTYEGIELVISALEKAKNRLNANVNFDLTMELLLLTVKENS, encoded by the coding sequence ATGGCGAGATTTACGGATATTATCGGGCAGGAACAGCTGAAGGAGCATTTGCAGAATGCCCTTAAATTAAATAAGGTATCCCATGCGTATATCATCAATGGGGAAAGAAGTTCCGGGAAGGAATTTATTGCCGGGATATTTGCGGCGGCTTTGCAGTGTGAAAAAACACAGACTCAGGATAATGATATTCCTTCAGGGAATGTGGAGCCCTGCGGTGTGTGCCGTTCCTGCAAGCAGATGGCTACGGGAAATCAACCGGACGTCATCTATGTGACGCATGAGAAACCGGGAACGATAGGCGTGGAGGATATTCGAGGACAAATTAACGGAAGTGTTGCAATTAAGCCCTATAGCAGCCCCCGTAAAATATATATAATAAATGAAGGCGAGAAGATGACAGTTCAGGCACAGAATGCTCTGCTGAAGACCTTGGAGGAACCGCCGGAGTATACGGTAATTTTAATTTTGACAACAAATATGGAGTCGTTGCTTTCTACGATTCAGAGCCGGTGTGTAGCGCTGAATATGAAGCCGGTGAAGGATATGCAGGTAAAGCGTTTTTTGATGGAAACGATGCAGGTGCCGGATTATAAGGCGGATATCTGTGTGGCTTTTGCCAGAGGCAATATCGGAAAGGCGAAGCTTTTAGCTTCCAGTGAAGATTTCGAGCACGTAAAGGAAGAAGCGATTACACTTTTAAAATATATTAATGATATGGAAATAAACGAAATTGTTGCGGCAATCAAGAAAATTGGCGAATATAAACTGGATGTGAACGATTATATGGATATTTTGTCCATTTGGTATAGAGACGTACTCATGTTCAAGGCGACAAACGATGCAAATCACTTGATTTTCAGGGAGGAAATACAGTATATTAGAAAGGTAGCGGACAGAAGCACTTACGAAGGGATTGAGCTGGTAATAAGTGCGCTTGAAAAAGCAAAGAACCGCTTGAATGCAAATGTAAACTTCGATCTGACCATGGAGCTTCTGCTCCTGACGGTCAAGGAGAATTCCTGA
- the pyk gene encoding pyruvate kinase, which translates to MRKTKIICTIGPSSESEKKLKELMLAGMNVARFNFSHGTHKQHKEKLARVIRLSEELKLPVATLLDTKGPEIRLCDFKDGRTELVTGQLFALTTEDVLGDSKRASITYKNLKKDVSVGMSILIDDGLIEMTVTDIKGEDIICTVVNGGPVSNHKGVNVPNAILSMPYISDTDRADIIFGCEVGYDFIAASFVRSKEDVLEIRKILDEHHSTMKVISKIENMQGIQNLEEILSVSDGIMVARGDMGVEVPIEEVPVLQKRMIKMAVAQGKHVITATQMLESMIKNPRPTRAETTDIANAIYDGTTAIMLSGETAAGLYPVEAVKTMARIAERTEKDIDYDSRMRRNRCENPDITTAISHATCTTASELNASAIITVTMSGFTAGMISRYKPKCPVIACAVNPRVCRQLNLSWGVIPVLIQKEEKADDLFEEATHAVERAGYVKRGDIVVLTAGVPLGISGRTNMIRVIEV; encoded by the coding sequence ATGAGAAAAACTAAAATAATTTGCACGATAGGACCTTCCAGCGAGAGCGAAAAAAAATTGAAAGAGTTGATGTTAGCAGGCATGAACGTTGCCCGTTTTAACTTTTCCCATGGAACGCATAAGCAACATAAGGAGAAATTAGCCAGAGTAATAAGATTAAGCGAGGAACTGAAGCTTCCGGTAGCCACGCTTTTGGATACAAAGGGCCCGGAAATCCGCCTTTGCGATTTCAAGGACGGCAGAACGGAGCTCGTAACCGGACAACTATTTGCCCTAACCACCGAGGATGTGCTGGGAGATTCCAAGAGAGCTTCCATTACATATAAGAACTTGAAAAAGGACGTTTCTGTCGGTATGTCTATCTTGATCGACGATGGCCTGATTGAAATGACAGTAACCGATATTAAGGGTGAGGACATAATCTGTACCGTAGTAAACGGCGGTCCGGTCTCCAATCATAAGGGGGTCAACGTACCTAACGCCATTTTGTCCATGCCTTATATCAGTGACACCGACAGGGCGGATATCATTTTCGGATGTGAGGTTGGTTATGATTTTATTGCAGCTTCCTTTGTCAGATCAAAAGAAGATGTATTAGAAATAAGAAAGATTTTGGACGAGCACCACAGTACGATGAAGGTTATTTCCAAAATAGAAAATATGCAGGGAATTCAGAACTTAGAAGAGATTCTGTCAGTGTCTGACGGTATTATGGTAGCCAGAGGCGATATGGGCGTTGAGGTACCTATCGAGGAGGTTCCCGTATTGCAGAAGCGGATGATTAAAATGGCCGTGGCACAGGGCAAGCACGTAATTACAGCGACGCAGATGCTGGAATCCATGATCAAGAATCCCAGGCCTACCCGTGCGGAGACCACGGACATCGCCAACGCTATTTATGACGGAACTACAGCAATCATGCTTTCCGGAGAAACCGCTGCAGGTTTATATCCGGTAGAAGCGGTAAAGACCATGGCAAGAATTGCAGAGCGTACGGAAAAAGACATTGATTATGATTCCCGGATGAGAAGAAACAGGTGTGAAAACCCTGATATCACCACAGCGATTTCCCACGCTACATGCACTACTGCCTCCGAATTGAATGCATCGGCCATTATCACAGTAACGATGTCGGGCTTTACGGCAGGCATGATTTCCAGATATAAGCCGAAATGCCCGGTTATCGCATGCGCAGTAAATCCGAGAGTGTGCAGACAGCTCAATCTGTCATGGGGTGTGATTCCCGTATTGATCCAAAAAGAGGAAAAAGCGGACGATTTGTTCGAAGAAGCTACCCATGCCGTAGAAAGAGCGGGCTATGTGAAGAGGGGAGACATTGTCGTGCTTACCGCAGGAGTGCCGCTGGGTATTTCGGGCAGGACAAATATGATTCGCGTCATCGAGGTATAA
- a CDS encoding L,D-transpeptidase family protein — translation MERRKKSLWKKIAATVVIVSVILIAATYAGFSLFFEDHYYYHTKINGDDYSYKTPVEAEAIMYQEFQKYSLEIQGREGMYDTILPAEIDMEYIFDDSLINIKREQSPLLWILGFFKEYSYDIPQLVEYNEEILDEKIDGLTFFKTENIRAPSDAYLTYSSEGKCYIVVDSSPGTDIVKEKTAQVIKEAINRMEFSVDLDEKDCYRYAEVNADDKTLNELAVQANKYISANIIYNWNGSDVVVDGDVISGWIVITKDSATLDEEKIREFVTEQAELYDTYGKNRIFHTTDGREIELKSGAYGWKTDKEAEIETLTAAVKNGETQSREPAYSYTAAAPGQQDIGNSYVEIDLSNQHLYLYVESAIIVESDFVSGNASRGWNTPAGVYGLTYKARNAVLRGEGYETPVNYWMPFNGNIGMHDATWRGSFGGQIYETNGSHGCINLPLENAKIIYEYIYTGFPVVCYY, via the coding sequence ATGGAAAGGAGAAAAAAGTCATTATGGAAGAAAATTGCAGCTACTGTGGTGATTGTGAGCGTTATACTGATAGCGGCTACATATGCCGGTTTTTCTCTGTTTTTTGAAGATCACTATTATTATCATACAAAAATAAATGGAGACGATTACAGTTATAAGACACCGGTGGAGGCAGAGGCCATCATGTACCAAGAGTTTCAGAAATATTCTCTTGAGATTCAGGGAAGAGAGGGAATGTATGATACAATTCTGCCGGCTGAGATAGATATGGAATACATATTCGACGATTCTCTTATAAACATAAAGAGAGAGCAGAGTCCTCTGCTGTGGATTTTAGGATTTTTTAAGGAATATTCCTATGACATACCGCAATTAGTAGAATATAATGAAGAAATACTGGACGAAAAGATAGACGGTCTTACCTTTTTTAAAACGGAGAACATCAGGGCGCCCAGCGACGCTTATCTCACATATTCCTCAGAGGGAAAATGCTATATCGTTGTGGACAGCAGCCCGGGAACGGACATAGTAAAGGAGAAGACGGCACAAGTAATCAAAGAAGCGATAAACAGAATGGAGTTCTCGGTGGACCTCGATGAAAAAGATTGCTACCGGTATGCAGAGGTGAATGCGGACGATAAAACACTAAATGAGCTGGCTGTTCAGGCTAATAAATACATTTCAGCCAATATTATTTATAACTGGAATGGAAGCGATGTAGTGGTGGATGGAGATGTAATAAGCGGATGGATTGTCATAACGAAGGATTCGGCAACCCTGGACGAAGAGAAGATAAGGGAATTCGTGACAGAGCAGGCTGAGCTGTATGATACCTACGGGAAGAACCGCATATTTCATACTACGGACGGCCGGGAAATCGAATTGAAAAGCGGTGCATATGGCTGGAAGACCGATAAGGAGGCCGAAATAGAAACATTGACCGCGGCTGTGAAAAATGGGGAAACTCAGAGCCGGGAGCCGGCATACAGCTATACGGCAGCAGCGCCCGGACAGCAGGACATCGGAAACAGCTATGTGGAAATCGATTTGAGCAACCAACACCTGTATTTGTATGTGGAAAGTGCTATTATTGTAGAAAGCGATTTTGTTTCAGGAAATGCGTCCAGAGGCTGGAATACGCCTGCAGGAGTCTACGGTCTGACCTACAAGGCCAGGAATGCGGTTCTTCGGGGAGAGGGATATGAGACGCCCGTGAACTATTGGATGCCTTTTAACGGAAATATCGGAATGCACGACGCCACATGGCGCGGCTCTTTCGGCGGGCAGATATACGAGACTAACGGTTCTCACGGTTGTATAAATCTTCCACTAGAAAATGCAAAAATAATTTACGAATATATATATACCGGATTCCCAGTTGTATGTTATTATTAA
- a CDS encoding serine hydrolase domain-containing protein: MKTLSGKLEQLLLRAVDNEEIAGANILILKEGKEIAYAQAGYADRAEKKFYERDTIARLYSMTKPVTAAAAMLLMERGLLDPGGFVEDFLPGFHNASVAEGKGRTPARRPMRICELLNMTSGLVYGGDTTSISSIETEKLFHKVSERLLGKDALTTVEIANSLGLVPLAFHPGDSWQYGASADVLGAVIEIISGVPFGEFLKKEFFEPLGMKDTAFHVPQEKQERLAKVYERTPDGLILYADSHLGVPNAMAQPPAFESGGAGLVSTLDDYEKFASMLLAEGSYAGGQIIKPQTVRYMTQAELLPWQQDVLEQGWEGLSGHTYANLLRIVTQPGKACMMTTKGEYGWDGWLGAYFANSPKDKLTMLLTFQLKDAGTTSLTRRLKNTVWSELC; this comes from the coding sequence ATGAAAACATTAAGTGGAAAATTAGAACAGCTGTTACTCCGGGCTGTGGATAATGAGGAAATCGCCGGAGCAAATATACTGATACTGAAAGAGGGAAAAGAAATTGCATATGCACAGGCAGGCTATGCAGACAGAGCAGAGAAAAAGTTTTATGAGAGGGACACGATAGCAAGGCTTTATTCCATGACAAAGCCTGTGACTGCTGCAGCGGCAATGCTTTTGATGGAGCGAGGGCTCTTGGATCCGGGCGGTTTTGTGGAGGACTTTTTGCCGGGCTTTCACAATGCGTCCGTTGCAGAAGGGAAGGGAAGAACTCCGGCAAGGCGTCCGATGCGAATCTGCGAGTTGCTGAATATGACTTCAGGACTGGTTTATGGCGGCGATACAACAAGCATCAGTTCCATAGAAACGGAGAAGCTGTTCCATAAAGTCAGTGAAAGGCTGTTAGGGAAGGATGCTCTTACTACAGTGGAAATTGCCAATTCCCTGGGGCTTGTGCCGCTGGCTTTCCATCCGGGGGATTCATGGCAGTATGGAGCCTCTGCAGACGTGCTTGGTGCTGTTATCGAGATAATAAGCGGAGTGCCCTTCGGTGAATTTCTAAAAAAAGAATTCTTTGAACCTCTGGGAATGAAGGACACTGCATTTCATGTACCGCAGGAAAAGCAGGAGAGGTTGGCCAAGGTATATGAAAGAACTCCGGACGGACTGATTTTGTATGCAGACAGTCATCTGGGGGTTCCTAATGCAATGGCACAACCGCCGGCTTTTGAATCGGGCGGAGCAGGTCTGGTATCCACCCTGGATGACTATGAAAAATTTGCATCGATGCTTCTAGCCGAGGGCAGCTATGCAGGCGGACAGATTATCAAGCCACAGACCGTACGTTATATGACGCAGGCAGAATTGCTGCCGTGGCAGCAAGACGTTCTGGAGCAGGGATGGGAGGGATTGAGTGGACATACATATGCGAATCTTTTGCGCATTGTGACACAGCCAGGAAAGGCTTGTATGATGACAACAAAAGGGGAATACGGCTGGGACGGCTGGCTTGGCGCATATTTCGCGAACAGCCCGAAGGATAAACTGACAATGCTGCTTACCTTCCAGCTTAAGGATGCGGGAACAACATCACTGACTAGACGGTTGAAAAATACTGTTTGGAGTGAGCTTTGCTGA